CCGGATCCGTCTTCCGTCCCGGTGCGATATGCTCGTGGCCGCGCACATGGGACAGCCCGTGGCGCGCCACCAGCGCCGCCGTCAGCGCCGCCAGCACATGGTATTGCCGCCGCTGGAAAGGCACATCGTCCGCGCCCTCCATTTCGATACCGATGGAATAGCCATTGCACTGCGGGCGTCCTTCGAACACGGACGCGCCCGCATGCCAGGCACGTTGATCAGTAGAAACATATTGCAACAACGCACCATCGCGCCGCACAAAAAAGTGCGCCGACACCTGCAAGCCACGCAGGTCGGCGAAGGAAGGATCGGCATTATAATCTACCCGGCCCGTAAACAAGTCCGACACATGCGGCCCGCCAAAGCGGCCACCCGGCAAGCTGATGTTATGAATCACCAGCAAGTCGACTTGCGCACCGTCCGGGCGCGCATCGCAGTACGGCGAGTCATAGCGCAGCGCGCCGTCGCACCAGCCATCTTCATCTATCGTCCATCCGCTCATCAAGTAATGCTTCCTGTATCGTCAATTTCTGCATGCGGTAACGCAACTGGCGCACGCTCAGGCCCAGCTGACGCGCCGCCCGCGCGCGGTGATAACGCGCCTGGACCAGCGCCTGCATGATCATGTCGCGCTCGGCCTGACGCAAATACACGTCCAGCGGCAGGGCCGGGCTCACGCCATATGCCGCCATGCCGGGTAGGCACAGTTGCCGCTCCGGCAAGTCCGGCAATGCCGGCGCCGCCCGCAACGGCATGCTGTCCGGCGCGGATGGCAAGGCCAGCCCGTCGAGCGCGATCACGCCGCC
This window of the Janthinobacterium agaricidamnosum genome carries:
- the ampD gene encoding 1,6-anhydro-N-acetylmuramyl-L-alanine amidase AmpD, which codes for MSGWTIDEDGWCDGALRYDSPYCDARPDGAQVDLLVIHNISLPGGRFGGPHVSDLFTGRVDYNADPSFADLRGLQVSAHFFVRRDGALLQYVSTDQRAWHAGASVFEGRPQCNGYSIGIEMEGADDVPFQRRQYHVLAALTAALVARHGLSHVRGHEHIAPGRKTDPGPFFDWHFYQECWLETLRGQPALALTSRGLGFPSMP